From one Sphingomonas xanthus genomic stretch:
- the hemF gene encoding oxygen-dependent coproporphyrinogen oxidase has translation MKPLDDQQQAARSWFESLRDRICAEFEAIEQEAGSDATFEFIPWDRSDDDGSPGGGGVRGQMAGKIFEKVGVNVSTVGGRFSPEFARQIPGAEEDPSFFATGISLVAHMANPHAPAVHMNTRFLTTTRRWFGGGADLNPAIPNDEDTNAFHARLRAACAAHDPTFYPRFSQWAEEYFWLPHRNCARGVGGIFYDRLEGHFDQHFAFTRDVGEAFLDIFPQIVRKRMETPFTDSDMDQLLEFRGRYVEFNLLYDRGTLFGLKTGGNIDAILMSLPPLARWK, from the coding sequence ATGAAGCCCCTCGACGACCAGCAACAGGCCGCACGGAGCTGGTTCGAATCACTGCGCGACAGGATCTGCGCAGAATTCGAAGCCATCGAACAGGAAGCGGGCAGCGACGCGACCTTCGAATTCATTCCTTGGGACCGCAGCGATGATGACGGATCGCCCGGCGGAGGCGGCGTGCGCGGACAAATGGCAGGCAAGATCTTCGAAAAGGTCGGGGTCAATGTTTCGACAGTCGGCGGGCGATTCTCCCCCGAATTCGCTCGCCAGATCCCCGGCGCGGAAGAAGATCCCAGTTTCTTCGCCACCGGCATCAGCTTGGTTGCGCACATGGCCAACCCGCACGCGCCGGCGGTGCACATGAACACCCGCTTCCTGACCACCACACGCCGCTGGTTCGGCGGGGGCGCGGACCTCAACCCGGCGATTCCCAATGACGAGGACACAAACGCCTTCCACGCCCGGCTGCGCGCGGCCTGCGCGGCGCACGATCCGACTTTCTACCCGCGATTCTCACAGTGGGCGGAGGAGTATTTCTGGCTGCCGCACCGCAATTGCGCGCGCGGCGTCGGCGGCATCTTCTACGACCGGCTGGAAGGTCATTTCGACCAGCATTTCGCCTTCACCCGGGACGTCGGCGAGGCCTTTCTCGACATCTTCCCGCAGATCGTGCGCAAGCGGATGGAGACTCCGTTTACCGATTCCGACATGGACCAATTGCTCGAATTTCGAGGCCGCTATGTCGAGTTCAACCTGCTTTACGACCGAGGCACGCTGTTCGGCCTCAAGACCGGCGGCAACATCGACGCGATCCTGATGAGCTTGCCGCCGCTTGCACGCTGGAAATAG
- a CDS encoding tRNA (cytidine(34)-2'-O)-methyltransferase — MRLALFEPEIAGNVGAVLRLGACMGVAVDLIEPMGFAWDDKRVRRTAMDYIDHVEVTRHANFADFHATLTGRMILFTTKGPSSPYAFSFAPDDVLLFGKESAGVPDHVATASDARLRIPIRAGVRSFNLATSAALALGEALRQTGRLPR; from the coding sequence ATGCGCCTTGCCCTGTTCGAACCGGAAATTGCCGGCAATGTCGGCGCCGTGCTGCGGCTCGGGGCCTGCATGGGCGTCGCGGTCGACCTGATCGAGCCGATGGGCTTTGCCTGGGACGATAAAAGGGTAAGGCGCACGGCTATGGATTATATCGACCATGTCGAAGTGACCCGCCATGCGAATTTCGCCGACTTTCACGCGACCCTGACCGGCCGGATGATCCTGTTCACCACGAAGGGCCCCTCCTCGCCCTATGCATTTTCCTTTGCGCCCGATGATGTGCTGCTGTTCGGCAAGGAAAGCGCCGGGGTTCCGGATCATGTCGCAACCGCAAGTGACGCCCGGCTGCGAATCCCGATCCGCGCCGGCGTCCGATCGTTTAACCTTGCCACCTCCGCCGCGCTCGCCCTGGGAGAAGCGCTGCGCCAGACCGGAAGGCTGCCTCGATGA
- the petA gene encoding ubiquinol-cytochrome c reductase iron-sulfur subunit has protein sequence MATLEETNVAQVEADHSLRRRDFINIAAVSFAGVGAVAVALPLVNQMNPPADVLALASTEVDISKIAPGQAIKTVWRKQPVFVRNLTPQEIVEANKVDVSSLRDPQSLAERTKPGKENWLITLGVCTHLGCVPLGVAAGENRGEYGGYFCPCHGSHYDTAARIRKGPAPTNLVVPEYEFTSDTVVTIG, from the coding sequence ATGGCCACGCTGGAAGAAACCAACGTCGCGCAAGTGGAGGCAGATCATAGCCTGCGCCGCCGCGATTTCATCAATATCGCCGCTGTCAGCTTCGCGGGCGTCGGCGCAGTTGCCGTCGCGCTGCCGCTGGTCAACCAGATGAACCCGCCGGCCGACGTGCTTGCACTCGCTTCGACCGAAGTCGATATTTCCAAGATTGCGCCGGGGCAGGCGATCAAGACCGTGTGGCGCAAGCAACCGGTGTTCGTGCGCAACCTGACCCCGCAGGAAATCGTCGAGGCCAACAAGGTCGATGTTTCCTCGCTTCGCGATCCGCAAAGCCTTGCCGAGCGGACCAAGCCGGGCAAGGAAAACTGGCTGATCACGCTTGGCGTGTGCACCCATCTGGGCTGCGTTCCGCTGGGCGTCGCGGCTGGCGAGAATCGCGGCGAATATGGCGGCTATTTCTGCCCCTGCCACGGCTCGCACTACGACACCGCGGCCCGAATCCGCAAAGGCCCGGCGCCGACCAACCTGGTCGTACCGGAGTATGAATTCACCTCCGACACCGTCGTGACCATCGGTTAA
- a CDS encoding cytochrome b produces the protein MSFAWAKPYEPKTELGRWIDNRLPLPRLVYNAVGGGYPVPRNLNYGWNFGVLSGIFLTIQIVTGIVLAMWYYASADGAFNSIEHIMRDVNAGWLMRYAHANGASFFFIVVYIHIFRGLFYGSYKAPREMVWMLGLVIYLLMMATAFMGYVLPWGQMSYWGAQVITGFFSAIPVVGEPIRVWLLGGYAPDQAALSRFFSLHYLLPFVIAGVVVLHIWSLHIPGSGNPTGVDVKSEKDTLPFHPFYTAKDGWFVGLFLILYCAVLFFAPNALGHPDNYIPANPLATPAHIVPEWYFWPFYAILRAFTFDLILPAKLWGVLAMFGSILLLFFLPWLDKSPVRSGHYRPVFKRFFWILMLDIAVLGFCGVMPAEQPYVAISQIATAYYFAHFLIILPLVSKFERTLPLPNSISESVLHGEAEEAAPLGSTPAAAQ, from the coding sequence ATGAGCTTTGCCTGGGCCAAGCCCTATGAACCCAAGACGGAATTGGGTCGCTGGATCGACAATCGGCTTCCCCTGCCGCGGCTGGTCTATAACGCCGTCGGCGGCGGCTATCCGGTGCCGCGCAACCTCAATTACGGTTGGAACTTCGGTGTCCTAAGCGGCATCTTCCTGACCATCCAGATCGTCACCGGCATCGTCCTGGCGATGTGGTACTATGCTTCTGCCGATGGCGCGTTCAATTCGATCGAGCACATCATGCGCGACGTGAATGCGGGCTGGCTGATGCGCTATGCCCACGCCAACGGCGCGAGCTTCTTCTTCATCGTCGTCTACATCCATATTTTCCGCGGCCTGTTCTACGGCTCCTACAAGGCGCCGCGCGAGATGGTGTGGATGCTTGGGCTGGTGATCTACCTCTTGATGATGGCCACGGCCTTCATGGGCTATGTCCTTCCCTGGGGGCAGATGAGCTATTGGGGTGCGCAGGTCATCACCGGCTTCTTCTCGGCGATCCCGGTCGTCGGTGAACCGATCCGCGTGTGGCTGCTTGGCGGCTACGCGCCGGACCAGGCCGCTCTGTCGCGCTTTTTCTCGCTCCACTATCTACTGCCATTCGTTATCGCCGGCGTGGTCGTGCTGCACATCTGGTCGCTGCACATTCCGGGATCGGGAAATCCGACCGGTGTCGATGTGAAGAGCGAAAAGGATACGCTGCCGTTCCACCCCTTCTACACGGCGAAGGACGGCTGGTTCGTCGGCCTGTTCCTTATCCTGTATTGCGCGGTGCTGTTCTTTGCGCCGAACGCCCTGGGGCATCCGGACAATTATATTCCGGCTAACCCGCTGGCGACCCCGGCGCATATCGTTCCCGAATGGTATTTCTGGCCGTTCTACGCGATCCTGCGCGCCTTCACCTTCGACCTGATCCTTCCGGCGAAGCTGTGGGGCGTGCTGGCGATGTTCGGCTCGATCCTGTTGCTGTTCTTCCTGCCCTGGCTGGACAAGTCGCCGGTTCGCTCGGGTCATTACCGGCCGGTGTTCAAGCGCTTCTTCTGGATCCTGATGCTCGACATCGCGGTGCTCGGTTTCTGCGGCGTGATGCCGGCGGAACAGCCCTACGTCGCCATCAGCCAGATCGCGACCGCCTATTATTTCGCGCACTTCCTCATCATTTTGCCGCTCGTTTCCAAATTCGAGCGCACGCTGCCGCTGCCCAATTCCATTTCGGAATCGGTCCTGCACGGCGAGGCTGAGGAAGCGGCTCCGCTGGGCTCTACGCCCGCGGCAGCTCAATAA